The Drosophila mauritiana strain mau12 chromosome 2R, ASM438214v1, whole genome shotgun sequence genome has a segment encoding these proteins:
- the LOC117136980 gene encoding uncharacterized protein LOC117136980, with amino-acid sequence MNILCTVLIIASVLAANAKPNTQVQSALDQYLVHARSLDTFVSEDMTTQCFNIYMPMLNQVAATFSSSYQDCITTANAQTANLTAQAEQQQKTYQSDVSTLCSAFTACNNNTDTANFFNCYANAADNDVSVIYNLASNAASSATSLSSGIQAIQTTEYHCTNTTQNNYVRDTAATYDLLDNCLKNGVPTTAATSSSAPQTTSTTEGGFFFDL; translated from the exons atgaatattctgtgcaccGTGCTAATCATCGCCAGCGTTTTGGCGGCCAAC GCCAAGCCCAATACCCAGGTCCAGAGTGCCTTGGATCAGTATTTGGTGCATGCTCGCAGTCTGGATACATTTGTTTCCGAGGATATGACCACGCAGTGCTTCAACATATACATGCCCATGCTGAACCAAGTGGCTGCCACTTTCTCGAGTTCCTATCAGGACTGCATCACCACCGCCAATGCCCAGACCGCCAATCTGACCGCCCAggcggagcagcagcagaagaccTATCAGTCCGACGTTTCAACACTCTGCAGTGCCTTTACCgcctgcaacaacaacactgaTACCGCCAACTTCTTCAACTGCTACGCAAACGCT GCTGATAATGACGTCTCTGTGATCTACAACCTGGCCAGCAACGCTGCCAGTTCGGCCACCTCCTTGAGCTCGGGCATTCAAGCCATCCAGACCACCGAGTACCATTGCACCAACACAACGCAGAACAACTACGTCCGGGATACTGCTGCCACCTACGATCTGCTGGACAATTGTCTCAAGAATGGAGTGCCCACCACTGCTGCCACATCCTCATCAGCTCCTCAGACTACCTCTACCACAGAAGGGGGTTTCTTCTTTGACCTTTGA
- the LOC117136789 gene encoding cell wall protein PRY3, translating into MKLLCSVLILASVLAANAKPNVQLQLQSALDQYLVHARNLDTTVSADVTTQCFNLYLPMLNEVAATFSTSYQACISTANAETANLTAEADKQQKIYQAEVTSLCSAFTACNSDNDTTNFFTCYADAAESDVSVIYGIATNAASSASSLSMGIQAIQDTEYQCTNTTESDYVRDTAATYDLLDSCLKYGVPTTSTAAPSSSSPVDSSSGAPVTDGTTVVASSTTAADTTVAVTTAAPGTAAPATIAAPGTSASS; encoded by the exons ATGAAGCTTCTGTGCAGTGTGCTAATCCTCGCCAGCGTTCTGGCGGCCAAC GCCAAGCCCAATgttcagctgcagctgcagagTGCCCTTGACCAGTATCTGGTGCATGCCCGCAATTTGGATACCACCGTTTCCGCGGATGTGACCACCCAGTGCTTCAACCTCTATCTGCCCATGCTGAATGAAGTGGCTGCCACCTTCTCCACTTCCTACCAGGCCTGCATCAGCACCGCCAACGCCGAGACCGCCAATCTGACCGCCGAGGCCGACAAACAGCAGAAGATCTACCAGGCGGAGGTCACCAGCCTCTGCAGCGCCTTCACCGCCTGCAACAGCGACAACGACACCACCAACTTCTTCACCTGCTACGCCGATGCG GCCGAAAGTGATGTATCTGTGATCTACGGCATCGCCACCAATGCCGCCAGTTCGGCCAGCTCCCTGAGCATGGGCATTCAGGCCATCCAGGACACCGAGTACCAGTGCACCAACACCACGGAGAGCGACTACGTCCGGGATACCGCTGCCACTTACGATCTGCTGGACAGCTGCCTGAAGTACGGAGTGCCCACCACCTCCACCGCTGCCCCCTCCTCATCCAGCCCCGTTGATAGCTCGAGCGGGGCTCCTGTCACTGATGGCACCACTGTTGTGGCATCGTCCACCACCGCTGCTGACACCACTGTGGCTGTGACCACCGCAGCACCCGGAACCGCTGCTCCGGCGACCATCGCCGCTCCCGGCACTTCGGCCTCTTCTTAA
- the LOC117136442 gene encoding uncharacterized protein LOC117136442 has protein sequence MEGQRVAVVAFAVLLAGLCVLSGLNAAPVECNIGGGIQISDDGYQSQTQTGPGCQTQTSEDGTQSQSQSQSGNGYQSQTQCSGSSCGQFNTFPPLFTIKPLEPLAPITWQPWGQMRNNQVQQQINLG, from the exons ATGGAAGGCCAACGCGTGGCAGTCGTCGCATTTGCTGTTTTGCTCGCCGGATTGTGCGTGCTATCCGGTCTGAAT GCGGCACCCGTGGAATGCAATATTGGCGGTGGCATCCAGATCTCTGACGATGGCTACCAGAGCCAGACGCAAACCGGTCCCGGCTGCCAGACCCAGACCTCCGAGGATGGAACCCAGAGCCAGAGCCAGAGTCAGTCGGGCAATGGCTACCAATCGCAGACGCAGTGCAGCGGCTCATCCTGTGGTCAGTTCAACACCTTCCCGCCGCTATTCACCATTAAGCCGCTGGAGCCGTTGGCACCCATCACCTGGCAGCCCTGGGGGCAAATGAGGAACAACCAGGTGCAGCAGCAGATCAATCTTGGTtaa
- the LOC117138117 gene encoding uncharacterized protein LOC117138117 yields the protein MKTAIILLLALRACAAEPAPRTLNSLSSYLDDGKQTVSSLSNTKKCFARYLPELESEGATWSQGYNACQKSTITERLSLLTDATGAQEEIREAALGISSFIDQCLVLTESLDFFNCFAKMAKLQLASVYSISFNATEQALILNKKLSRIELERYRCTNQTEQNYVKGTDTIFRSLDQCLQLNDTH from the exons ATGAAAACTGCTATCATTCTGCTTCTAGCCCTTAGG GCCTGTGCTGCTGAGCCCGCTCCCCGAACTCTCAACTCATTGAGCTCCTACTTAGATGATGGAAAGCAAACTGTTTCGAGTCTGAGCAACACCAAGAAGTGTTTTGCTCGTTACCTACCGGAACTGGAAAGTGAAGGAGCTACCTGGTCGCAAGGATATAATGCCTGTCAAAAGAGTACCATTACCGAGCGGCTGTCCTTGCTAACGGATGCCACTGGGGCTCAGGAGGAGATTCGAGAGGCTGCCCTGGGCATCTCATCATTCATTGATCAGTGTTTGGTGCTGACGGAGTCCCTGGACTTTTTCAACTGCTTTGCCAAAATG GCTAAACTACAGTTGGCGAGTGTCTACAGTATTTCATTTAATGCCACCGAGCAGGCTTTAATACTAAATAAGAAATTAAGTAGAATCGAATTGGAGCGCTATCGCTGCACAAATCAAACCGAACAAAACTATGTGAAAGGAACCGATACAATCTTTCGATCCTTGGATCAGTGTCTGCAGCTAAATGATACACATTGA